The genomic segment GAAATGGTGCCCGTGCTTGAACAGGCTAAGATGATTCTGGAAGAAGATACTTCCGCCATGTATGAAGTCTCGGGATACACGGACTCCACTGGTGCGGAAATGTACAACCAGGGTCTGTCCGAACGTCGTGCGAATTCGGTCGTGAAATGGATGACCGACAACGGTGTTGACGCATCTCGCCTGGAAGCCAAGGGCTATGGCGAAACCAATCCGAAATACGACAACGCCACCAAAGAAGGCCGTCGATTGAATCGTAGGGTTGAAATCCAAACCAAGTAGAGCTATACTATACAGGTTGGGCGACACGGTCGCCCAACCTTACTGCTCTGGTTAGAGGACTCAACGCTATGAAAACATTTGCTGTATCCGCTGTTTTAGCCGCATTTCTGACTGGGGCTTTTTTCGTGTCTGCTGCATTGGCACAAGAGCCAACCGTTGCAACGGAAGTGGCCATTGCCACGCCCACCACACTGCCAAAGGTCTCCAGCACAAATCTTCCGGCCTATCTCGACCATGACTTGGCACGCAAACATGCCGATTTTACCAGGTTCGCCAAGGTGCGCGTCAAGGCCATGGATGAAAATCATCGTTTGTCAAAATCCCGCATGATGATCACCAAACTGTCTGACGGACGGTACAAAGCATTATATCATGCCATTGATCACGAAACCGTGATTTGTAAAGTCCGCCGATCCAGTTCGAAAACCATTCCATATGTCGCGGTCCTGAGCTATCAGGAAATGGTCATGGCAGCCATCGGCTCTTCGCCCGAAGAGTGTCGTTCCGGAGAATTCATTCCCGTCTCAATCATCCCCAATCGCCAGATATTCAGCCACAAGAAAGGCCGCTGGCAATAACCCGAAGGTCGCTTTCCCTGAACAAGGTTACCCACCTGTTCTGGACGTGCGTCCATCTTTCACAGGAACCCATCATGGACGGCAAAAACAGAAAAGACATCAAGCCCGGCTTGCGTGTCAATATTGTCCTGAAAAAGGACCAACGGACCGGCACACTCACCGAAGGTATTGTCGCCAGACTCCTGACCAAATCTCCGACCCATCCTCATGGCATCAAGGTCCGACTCGAAGACGGACAGGTCGGGCGGGTCAAGGAAATACTCCCGGAGTAAGGGCCGGACATTCATGACACCACATATCTGGGTCGATGCAGACGCCTGCCCCAATGTTATCAAGGACATTCTGTTCAAGGTTGCTCTTCGTCGGCAAATTCACATCACGTTGGTCGCCAACATTTCGCTGTCTGTCCCGACATCTCCGCTCATCAAGACCCTCGTGGTCCCCGCTGGATTCAACGAGGCAGACGATGAAATCGTCCGACAAGTCGCTCCCGGAGATCTGGTCATCACTGCGGATATTCCTCTTGCGGACGCCATTGTCGCCAAAGGCGCGACAGGTCTCAATCCTCGGGGAGAATTGTACACCGAAGACAATGTCAAAGGATTGCTCCGAATGCGCAATCTGATGGAGGAACTGCGAAGCGGCGGCATGGTCGCTGGAGGTCCCCCGCCCATTGGTTCCAAGGACAAACAACAATTCACCAACCAACTGGATCGATTTCTGACACGAAATATCCCCAAATCCTGATTGGACGCAAAAATCCCGTTTCAAATCGAGACAGACATTTGCTATGAGAATCGCCCCGAAAGTCATGGACTTTCGGGGCGATCATTGTTTCGCAAAGACGAGGAAGCTGTTCACCACACCGGCTGAACAGTCCCGAGGATGGGCTTAATCCAACTTGGCCTTGATGGCAGCGGCAATGGTCTTGCCCTGTTCATAGCACTTGCCCAGCGCGTCATGATCCGGAATATATTGGTTTTTCACGGGATCAATCACGTCCATATTCATATCATTCAACCACTGGGTCAGGACCTTGACGCATTCGCCGGACCATCCAAAGGAACCAATGGCGGAACCGATCTTGTTTTGCGGACGCAGGCCCTTCATGTAGGTCAACATATCCGCCATGAGCGGCAGGATGCCGTTATTGTGTGTCGGCGAACCAACGATCACGGCAGCCGAGTCGAACACCTCGTGCATGACTTCGGAATGATGGTTGTTCTTCATGGACATGAGTCGCACGGATATGCCTTCGTCAACCAGTCCGGTCGCCACGGCCACAGCCATTTTTTCTGTGGAATGCCACATGGAATCATACACGATCACAGCCTTTTTCTTGGGCTTCTGTTCGGCATATTCCACATATTTATCCATGGCCCACTGGCAGTCTTCGCCACGGAACATCAGACCATGATCCGGACACAGCATGTCGATTTCGAGATTCATCTCTTTCAAGAGCTTCATGGTCTTGATGACCACCGGGGAGTATGGCAGCACGATATTGGCGTAATAAAACCGCATCAACTCTTCCAACTTCACGCGCTCGACCTCGTCGGCAAACCGCTCGGATGTGGCCCAGTTCTGCCCAAAGGCATCATTGGTAAAAGCGATCTTGTCTTCGGGGCAATAGGTCAGCATGGAATCCGGCCAATGCAGCATCCGGGTTTCAAGGAACGACAGATGCCGCGTACCGATGCTGATTTCCGTGCCGTTAGGCACCACCTCGACAGGCCAATCCTTGTAATGGAAATGGGCCATCATGGCTTTTTGTCCCATGGGTGAGGTATATATCTTCTTGGGTTTGTATTTTTCAATGGCCAATGCCAAGCACCCGGCATGGTCAGGCTCAAGATGATTGATGACAAAATAGTCAATGGTCCGATCGCCCAGCACCTGCGCAATGTTGCACTGGAGGGTGCCCCAAAATTCTTCGGCAACAGTGTCCACCAGTGTGACATGCTCGTCCAGAATCAAAAAATTGTTGTAGGTGGTGCCATACGGGGAATTGGAATAGCCATGAAAATTGCGACGATTCCAGTCCACCGAACCAATCCAAAAAATGTCTTTCTTAATTTCAACCGGCTTCATACTGTTCTCCACATTGAACGGTCAATCAATCGTTAAAGTAAAAAGAAACGCGAACCGTGCCACGCCTGGAGTTAAACAACTCTCATTCCAAAACTAGTCTTCAGGGACAAAGCTTTCCTTGGTCGCACCGCAAATGGGACACGTCCAATCTTCGGGGATATCTTCAAAACTGGTCCCCGCCGGGATGTCGGAATCAGGATCGCCCAGTTCGGGATCATAGACATAGCCACAAATCTCACAGACGTATTTCTGCATGGGTTCTTTCTCCTTTTGGTCGGACATGTTCGCAGTCGCTGCCGCCGCTGTCAACGTATCAGGATCGGATTCGACCGGCAATTCACAGTCGGCCGCTGTTGACCCCGGGCCCATCAATGGACGAAAACATTTTTTTGTTCCTCCACACACAGGACACCGCCACTCGTCCGGAAGGTCTGTAAACAGGGTCCCTTTGGCAATCTTTCCCTTTCGGTCACCCTTGTCAGGGTTATAGAAATATCCACAATTAACTGTTTGACATTGATACATTTCTTCTGGTTTTGCCATGAATTCTCCCCCAAAATAGCTGGATAAAAAGGGCGGGCCAACAGCCCACCCTTTTCTGTATACGGTTCAAGCCCACTGCCAGGGCAATAGGCAATTGTCGAAACTAGGCAGCCCAAAGTCCGTGCAAATTACAATAGGCCCGGACAGCAATGTCGCCGGTCAAACCACAGGCACAGAACGAGGCTTCCGGTGCATCGCCTGGTTTGAGCGCCTTGACGAAACAGGTGTCACCAACATTCACTTCAATCCACTCGATATAATGTTTTTCTTCCATGGGATGCGCGACATCGCCCACCTTCACGGTAATGGTATCACCATCTTTGGTCATCACGGGAACATGTTTTTCCACGGCTGCATCAACCGTATTTTCGCTCATCAAAACCATGTCCTGTCCACAACAAACCAGATCGCCGGCACCTGCATGGATAGCGAGGACGATATTGCCACACGCCTCACATTTGTACACTTCACCGATTTTGATTCCCATAGCGTCTCTCCTTAGAATAATGGTTTACCAGTTGGTATCTTTGAGTTCAAAATGAGCCTGGGGATGATCACAGGCCGGACATTTGCCGGGGGCCGAGGGGCCGGTATGGTTGTAACCGCAATTCTGACACCGCCACACGACCGCTTCCTCTTTCTTGAAAACTGTGCCCGCTTCGATATTGGCGATCAATGATTTGTACCGCTCCTCATGATAGGCTTCAGCGATGGCAATATTATCCATCACACAGGCAATATCCTCAAAACCCTCTTTGCGAGCGATCTTGGCAAAATCAGGATACATACATTCATGCTCCTCTTTTTCACCAGCTGCGGCAGCGTACAGATTCTCCAACGTGGTCCCGATCTTTCCGGCAGGGAAGGCTGCGGTCACTTCGACATCGCCACCTTCGAGAAACTTGAACAAACGCTTGGCGTGTTCCTTCTCATGGTTGGCAGTCTCTGTGAATATATTGAAAATCTGGACGTACCCTTCTTTCTTCGCCACGCTGGCAAAGTAGGTGTACTTGTTCCGAGCCTGAGATTCGCCGATAAAAGCGGTCAAAATATTCTTTTCAGTCTGAGTTCCCTTCAGTGACATTGTATGTCCTCCTGTCTTGCGATTACCGCACTGTTCAATTCCATATTATCTTCACGTACGTACACCAAATAAGTGGTGTTGTCGTATTATAAAACATCGTACAAACACATTCTGTCAAATCATTTCATTCATAACGAAAGTCAGTTAAATTCAACATGAGAATAGTTACTAATAAGCTTGAGCAGTCCTGTCAAGCACATTTTCCCATCACCCTCAAAAAACACACAAAACGACGCGAGCCAGGCTGGATAATCCCAGCCTGGCTCGTATTCGTCTCAAAAGACGGTACGTCAAAAATTTGTGGTTAGTGCTGTGCTTTTTGACACTTTGGGCAAATGCCCACGAATTCCACATTGGTATACAAAACCTTGTACCCTGCGGTATGCCCTTCGGGAAGCTGCGGTATGGCAATTTCACAATCGACATCTGCCACGGCTGTACAGACTTCACACCGAATATGCGGATGCGGCTCAGCATTACCATCAAACCGCTTTTGCTCTCCCGGACCACCCAATTTCAAAATCAATCCCTGGGTCGAAAGAAATTCCAAGTTGCGATAGACAGTCCCAAGACTAATTCGCGGAATGATCTTACGCACCATGTCATAGACTTCATCAGCCGTTGGATGCGACGTAACCTTCTGCAATTCTTCCAATATCACTTTCCGTTGTTTGGAAAGTCGAAATCCCATCTCATGAGTCATGAGAGCTCCTCCGTATTATTTAATAACAATTACTATTATTTTTATACGTAATTGTCAAGACGAATCATTTTCAATTCACAACGTTTTCCTCTATCGTAGAATTCAATTTCCTGCAAACTTTCCTCCCAGGCAGAGCCGGGGCTTCTTCAACAAAAACACTATATTCACTCACTGCAAGACAAAATAAAGGGGAGAGCAACACTGTTGCTCTCCCCTTAAAGTACGGACAATTTGGTCTAATTTCTGAACTTGGCAACCAGCTCAGAAAGATTTTGCGCCATTTCAGACACTTCCAGAATCCCACGATTCGACTGTTGA from the Pseudodesulfovibrio sp. JC047 genome contains:
- a CDS encoding YwbE family protein; this encodes MDGKNRKDIKPGLRVNIVLKKDQRTGTLTEGIVARLLTKSPTHPHGIKVRLEDGQVGRVKEILPE
- a CDS encoding YaiI/YqxD family protein, whose product is MTPHIWVDADACPNVIKDILFKVALRRQIHITLVANISLSVPTSPLIKTLVVPAGFNEADDEIVRQVAPGDLVITADIPLADAIVAKGATGLNPRGELYTEDNVKGLLRMRNLMEELRSGGMVAGGPPPIGSKDKQQFTNQLDRFLTRNIPKS
- a CDS encoding FprA family A-type flavoprotein gives rise to the protein MKPVEIKKDIFWIGSVDWNRRNFHGYSNSPYGTTYNNFLILDEHVTLVDTVAEEFWGTLQCNIAQVLGDRTIDYFVINHLEPDHAGCLALAIEKYKPKKIYTSPMGQKAMMAHFHYKDWPVEVVPNGTEISIGTRHLSFLETRMLHWPDSMLTYCPEDKIAFTNDAFGQNWATSERFADEVERVKLEELMRFYYANIVLPYSPVVIKTMKLLKEMNLEIDMLCPDHGLMFRGEDCQWAMDKYVEYAEQKPKKKAVIVYDSMWHSTEKMAVAVATGLVDEGISVRLMSMKNNHHSEVMHEVFDSAAVIVGSPTHNNGILPLMADMLTYMKGLRPQNKIGSAIGSFGWSGECVKVLTQWLNDMNMDVIDPVKNQYIPDHDALGKCYEQGKTIAAAIKAKLD
- the rd gene encoding rubredoxin, yielding MQKYVCEICGYVYDPELGDPDSDIPAGTSFEDIPEDWTCPICGATKESFVPED
- a CDS encoding desulfoferrodoxin, producing the protein MGIKIGEVYKCEACGNIVLAIHAGAGDLVCCGQDMVLMSENTVDAAVEKHVPVMTKDGDTITVKVGDVAHPMEEKHYIEWIEVNVGDTCFVKALKPGDAPEASFCACGLTGDIAVRAYCNLHGLWAA
- the rbr gene encoding rubrerythrin, which codes for MSLKGTQTEKNILTAFIGESQARNKYTYFASVAKKEGYVQIFNIFTETANHEKEHAKRLFKFLEGGDVEVTAAFPAGKIGTTLENLYAAAAGEKEEHECMYPDFAKIARKEGFEDIACVMDNIAIAEAYHEERYKSLIANIEAGTVFKKEEAVVWRCQNCGYNHTGPSAPGKCPACDHPQAHFELKDTNW
- a CDS encoding transcriptional repressor, which produces MTHEMGFRLSKQRKVILEELQKVTSHPTADEVYDMVRKIIPRISLGTVYRNLEFLSTQGLILKLGGPGEQKRFDGNAEPHPHIRCEVCTAVADVDCEIAIPQLPEGHTAGYKVLYTNVEFVGICPKCQKAQH